GCAAGCCGTCCGGGGACCTCCCGGGCTTCGACGCGGCGTGGGAGGACGGCGAGCAGACCAAGTTCTGGACGATCAACTGCAATGACAGCGCCTGGCCCCGGGACCCGTCGGTGTACGCGAGGGACGCCGCCCGGGACAAGAAGCGCTACCCGTTCTTCGGCGACTACGCCTCCAACATCACGCCCTGCGCCTTCTGGAAGCCCCCGGTCGAACCGCCGACGCAGGTGCGGAACGACACCCGGGCGCTGATCCTCCAGAACGAGTGGGACCACGCGACCCCGCTCCCGGGCGCGCATGAGCTGCGCGCGGCCCTGAGGAACTCCCGGCTGGCCGTCGTGGCAGGGGGCGAGGGCCATGGCATCTACGCCCTGGGCCGCAACCGCTGCGCGGATGAGCTGGCAACCGCGTATCTGGCGGAGGGGCGTTACCCGTCGGCCGATGTGACCTGCGCGGCGGACGCGGGCGGCAAGGGACGGATACCGATACCGGGCTCGCCGATCGGGGGTTAGGCGCCGGACGCGAGTCGGCCCCCGGGGAGCGGAAGGCTCGCCGGGGGCCGGTCACAACAGATCACGTGCTGAGGTGGTGCACGAAGGTGGTCCAGGCTTCGGTGCCGATGAGGAGGGCGGGTCCGTGGGGGACTTTGCTGTCTCGTACGGGGGTGAGGCCGGGGTAGCCGTCGGCGACTTCGACGCAGCTTGCGCTTTCGGAGTTGCTGTAGCTGGACTTACGCCAGACGGCGCCGTTCAGGTCCCGTGCAGTGATCACGTTGCACTCCTGTCAGGAGGTCGTCCGCGGGGTCACGTGCTGAGGCCGTGGACGAAGGTGGTCCAGGCTTCGGTGCCGATGAGGAGGGCGGGTCCGTGGGGGACTTTGCTGTCTCGTACGGGGGTGAGGCCGGGGTAGCCGTCGGCGACTTCGACGCAGTTCGCGCTCTCGGAGTTGCTGTAGCTGGACTTACGCCAGACGGCGCCGTTCAGGTCTGTTTCTGTGCGCATCGTTCGAATTCCTCCGCCACCGACTCGATCAGTTCCAGGGACGCCTTCGGCGAGAGCGCGACGGCCCTGGCGTGATCGTAGGCCCTTCGATGCCGGGCAACCAGGGCTGGATTATCGAGCAGTTGGCCCGAGTGAGCGCTCTCGGCATACGCGACATCGGGGGCGTCCACGAAGGACATGAGGGTGAGCATGCCACCGGCACATCCATGCGGCCCGGCGGAGAACGGAACGACCTGGACCACGGCGTGGTGTGCGCGAATGATCTCCGCAATCTTCCGCAACTGTGCCCCTATCACCGCTGGACCCCCGACGACCATACGGAGAGCGGTCTCATGCAGGATGATCCACGTATCGGGCCGCTCGGGGCCCTTGAGGAGCTGCTGTCGCTCCAATCGCCACTTGACGATCTCGTCGATCTTCTCCTGCGGCGCGGTCGGGTGGCCGGACCGAATGACCACCCGGGCGTAGTCCTCGGTCTGGAACAGCCCAGGAATGAACGTGCAGGAGTACTCGCAGATCGCCTTGGCCAGCGTCTGCAACTCAGCAGCATCGGCGAAGTAGTCCTCGTGGTGGCTGTTCTCCAGGGCGTTCACCAGCCGTCCGAAGAAGCCGTCGGTGTTCAGCTCGACGTCCAGGCGACCGGCGATGTCCTCCGTCATCCGCCGCTTGCCCACCTCGATCTGTCCGACGTAGCCACCGGAGAGGAACATCCGGTCGCCCAACTCCCGCTGGGAGAGCCCGTGCGCCTTGCGGCGGCGCCGTAGCTCTTCCCCCATGAAGTCCCTTGTTTTCCCCGTGTACGGGTTGTCCTCATTTTCCATGGTTTGTGGGTACCTCTCACGTCAGGTCGGTTGATGACCCCGTTTCCCTTCCGGAGGCTAGCTGCCGAGCGTCACTCTGTAGGCACATTCCGCAACAACACCCCCCGAAGGAGGTGAGGATCTCGTGCTCCCCACGGACAACCCTCGCGAGATCTTTTCCCTGCCGACCCGGCACGAGGCCCTGGCCGCTTGGGCCGTGAACCGCACGCTGGGCAGCCGCGTCGAGCTGGTGAACTTCCCCGACGACGCCCCGCAGGTCTATCTGCCGCTCACGGTGTCGGACGGCAGTATGGGTCGCCCCACCGGCCTGTATCTCGCGACCCACGAGGCGGAGTCGCTGGCCTCGGAGTTGATCGAGGTCCTGCGCGCGGCGAACGAGAGCCGCCGCAGGCCGCGCGAGTTCCGCCGCAACCAGGCGGTGCCGGGCGACGGTCCGGACGAGTGATCCGTTCCCGCCGTCGCCGCCGCTGCATAGTCCTGCTCTACGCGGTGGTTTATCTGGGCTCGGTCGCCTTACTGCTCACGGGCGTCCTGCGCCCGAGCATCTACGGCTCCGTCCCCTACCTCGTTTAACGCCGTTTAAAAAAGCCCCCGGTCCCGCCGGTAGGCCGTCCTCTCCGCAAGGGACAGGCCCCCGGGCCCGGGCCCGCCCCGGCCGGCCACCACGCCCCGCCGGTCGGGGCACCCCTGTCGCTCCGCTGCGGAATCGGTCGCCGCCCGGAGCGGCACCCCCGGGGGCCCTGGGCCTCGTACAGGTGTCCCAACGGCCCCCGGGGGACGTGGAGATGAGTAACACGGGTGTCTCCGTTTCCAGAGGCCGGTCGTTCACTCGTCCAGATAGAGCAGTGCCGTGATCGTCTTCTTGCACACGTCGCAGTGCATTGGCGCCTCGATGCTCGCGAGGTCGCACTCGATGGAGGTGATGCGGTCCACCGCGCCGGTCGCGACCTCGGCGTCCCATGCGATGTGCCAGCGCGCGGTGTTCTCCTGGAGGCGTTCGATGTAGCCGCGTGTCATGGCGTAGAAGGCCCGTACGCCGTGCTGCTTCATGTAGCCCCAGTTGAACTCCAGGCTCCTGAGGACGACAGGGAACGGATGGAGAGCCTGGGTGCGGCCCCAGGTCTCCAGGACGTCCGCGATGTTGAGCCGCTCGGCCTTCTCGTCCAGGGCGCTCCACATGCCTGAGCGGTCGTAGTCGTCCAGTACCTGGTCGAGGATGCCTCCGCACCGCCGGATGTTCGCCTCCTTGGAGGCGAAGACCCGGTCGACCTCGGTGCGTGTCCGGCTGGACGGATTCTTGCGCGCCTTGGTGATGGCGCGGGTCAGCTCCGTGCTCAGGGCGGCTTCGTCGCAGAGTGAATCCCCGAAGCTCAACCAGGGGTCGGGGAAGCCACGTTCGGCGGTGATCTCGAAGATGCGATCTCCTTGCGCTCCCAATGCTCCTCCTTGCGACGAGCCGCCAGCGGAGCTGATCCGCTGCGCGTCAGTGGGGTCGTGCGCACCGCCGCGCGAGTTCCGTGGCGGCCTGATCGAGCGGGAACGGGGTCTGCTCGCCGCTCTCCATGTCCCGTACGGTGACCGTGCCGGCGTCGCGCTCGGCGGCGCCGTAGATCACGCAGAAGCGGGCTCCTTGATCGTTGGCCCACTTCATCTGGGTACGGAACTTCCCGCTCGCTCCGAGGTAGACGCCTGTGCGGACGCCGGCGCGGCGGATTTCCGCCGCCAGCCGGAAGGTGTCGGCGGCCAGTTCCTCGCCCATGACCGTGACCGCGACGTCGATCTGCGCGTAGCCGTCGGCGTCGCCGTGGTCCAGCAGGGGGAGGATGCGCTCGATACCGAGGGAGCCCCCACAGGCGGGTGCGTCCTTGCCGCCGAGGGTGGCGATCAGGTTGTCGTACCGGCCGCCCGATGCGATGCTGCCCGGCATGCCGGGAGCGGAGACCTCGAAAATGATCCCCGTGTAGTAGTCGAGCCCACGGACCAGGTTTGGCGTGAAGGCGATGCGCTCGGCGGGGATCGTGTCCTTGGTGAGCCGGAGCAGCCGATCGATCTCGGCGAGACCCGCCTGACCCGTCTCGCTGCCCTTCAGCTCGCCCCGGATTCGTTCGACGGCGTCCGGTGCGGTCAGGTCGTCGACCAGCCCCTGAGCGACCTCCTCCGCCAGCCCGCGTCCCGTGACCAGCTCGGCCACGACCTGCTCCGGCGCCAGCTTGTCGAGCTTGTCGAGAGTGATCAGGGCCCCCGGGCCGAGGTCGGCGGGGACGCCGTACGCCTCCAGCAGCCCGAACAGGACCCGACGCGAGTTCAGCAGGAAGCGGAACCCGGGTACACCGAGGGCGTCGAGCGCGTCGTGCAGCGCGAGGACGACTTCCGCGTCGGACAGCGGCGAGGAGGAGCCGACGATGTCCAGGTCGCACTGGACGAACTCGCGGAAACGGCCCTTGCCCGGCCGGTCGGCGCGCCATACCGGGGCGATGGCGTAGCGCTTGTACGGCGAGGGGAGCTGGTTGCCGTACGCGGCGACCGTGCGGGCGAGAGGCACGGTGAGGTCGTAGCGGAGCGCGAGGTCCGCCTCACCGGTGGCCTCGTGCTCGCCCCGACGGAGAATTTTGAAGATCAGTTTGTCGCCTTCGTCACCGTACTTCCCGGTGAGGACTTCCAGCCGTTCGAACGCGGGGGTTTGCAGGGGCTGGAATCCGTACCGTCCGAACACTTCGCGGATGGTCGCGAAGGCGCGCTCGCGCCTCTCGTGCTCGGCCGCGAGGAAGTCGCGGGTGCCGGAGGCGGGGTCGAACTGTTTCTGGGAGACCATGGACGCATGATCCCGGAGCCCGGTGGCGGGAGCAAAAACCCATCCGCGCCGTGGTGTTCGTGTCTTCCGGTCTTCCGGGCGTGGCGGAGTTGACCGAAGAGACCGGTGTCGGCGGCACCTGCCTGGCACCCTTGTACGACCTCGTCCGCCGTGCGGCCGAAGCGGGCCATGGCGGGCACAGTGTCCCGGTCCGCACCGGGCTGCCGGGGAAGCGCACCGACCCTGATCACTCGTACGTGGGGAGATGCGCCACCGGCCAGCCGGGGCGGTGGAATGCACCTACGATCCCGGACATCAGGGGGAGAAGGCGGGCCGCGAGGGGCGGAGACAAGCAGGTAGGGGGGCAGGTCCAGCCATGACCGTGTTGATCCTCGCCGACCGGGACGACGCGACCGCCGACCTCGTGGTCCGGCGGCTCACCGCGAGACACCGGAAGGTCCACCGGTTCGCACTCGACGACGACGTGACCCTCAGCGCGACCCCGGGGCAGCTCGTCGTCAAGGACGCCCATCGCACAACGGCCAATCCCCGCAGTGTCTACTGGCGCTGCGCGGGGCCCGTCGAGTCCGCGCGGGCCAGGGAGCTGATCGGGTCGTTACGGGCCCTGCCCGACCTGGTGTGGGTCAACCACCCCGACAGCACGGAGCGGGCGTGCCGGGCGGAGGAGCAGTCCGAGGCCGCCGCCGAGTGCGGGCTCGCGCTCGCCGGAGGGAAACGCATCCGCAAGAAATACGACCTCCGGGTCACGGCCGTCGGCGGGCGGCTCTTCCCCTGCCGGATCGTCTCGGCCCTCCCGGACTGGCGCCGGGACCCGGACGCGGTGTTCCAGCCGGTGGCGGTGCCCCGGGCGGTCGTCCGGGCCGTGTACCGGTTGATGGAGTGGTACGGGCTCTACTACGCGGTGCTCGACTTCACCGTGTGCCCGGAGGGGACCTGGCACTTCGTGGGGTGCGATCCGAACGGCCCGTTCTGCTGGCTGGAGCGGAGGACCGGCCTGTCGATCTCCTCGGCCATCGCCACCCTGCTCGCGGAGGAGCCGGACATCCAGCGGGACCTGAAGTCCCCCGTCGGCGAGCACCGGCGCTCCAGTGGACAGGACTGACCGGGCAGGACCCGACCCGGCGGGACCGACCCCGGCGGGACCGACCAGGCAGGATGGGACCCGGTATCGACCCCGACGGGGTTCACCGGGACACGGGCCACGACGGCACAGGGGGCAGCAGGACATGAGCACGGACGAGAACGGGGCCCGCCGCCACTGGGCCGACCCCCGTTACCGCGATGTCGTCGACCACCTCATGGACGAGGTCCGCGCCACGAAGCACGGCCGGGGCGGTCTTCCCTGCGGGCTCTGCGGCGGCCTGCGGGTGGTGCTGATGGTCCACCCGCAGGCCGGGGAGCCGTTCCAGCCGTTCAGTGTGCCCTGCTCGTCCTGCAACCCCGACGGGTGGTAGCGACACGGGAACGTTCCGTACGCGGGGTGCGGATCATCAGCTCTGGCTCTGGGCGCGGGCCAGGCCCTCCGCGCGGCGGAGCCGGGCCGGTGCGCGCACATCCACCGGGCTGCCCGCGCCCTCACCGGGCATCTCGCCCCAGCGGCGGAACCTGTCACCGAGGACGCGTACCCGCCCGTCGTCCGGTCCGGCGGCGATGGAGAACAGCGACTCGTCGACATTCCTGTCATCGCCGCTCCAGCGCACGACGCCCTCGCATTCCGCGAGGATGTCCCGGAGCACCAGTAGCTGCGGGGCGAAGAACCCGCCCTTCGCGCGGGAGCCCGGACGGATACGTACCGCCGTGCCGGACGCCAGATTGGATTCCGGCAGATGTCCGCGGAGCCCGCGCGCCGGCTGCCAGCCGACCAGATCGCCCCGGTGGAGCTGCTCGATCTCGTAGTGGAAGCGGCGGATCACATGGACGAGGATCGCCTCCACGTCGCCGATCCGGACGTCGACCGAGAGCCCGGTACCGGCGACCGGGCGCGTCCACACCGTCGAGATGCGGTTCGCCTCCTTCTCGACCGTCCAGCCGTTCGCGGACGTCGGCAGCTTCCGCGGTTGCCGCGTCCCTGCTCGCGAAGCTGCCGATGCCGTACCCGGTACGAGAGAGCCCGCGGCGGCCAGGACACCGGCCGCCGCGGCGGTCCGCACCACATTCCGCCTTGTCATGTCGTTCTGCATGGCTTTGATTCCCTTCTCACAGAACGGCCATGAGCACGAACGAGGGCAGCAGGGTGGCCAGCAGGCTCAACGGCCAGTACAGCCGGGAAGCCAGCTCCGTCCTGCGCCGCAGGGGACGGTTGGCGAGCCACCACAGCAGGGCGGACACCACCAGTACCGGCACCATGGCCATCAGCACCGGAAGTGCGCCGTCGTTCTCCGTGGGCTCCCGCTGGGTCAACCCGAGAGCAGCCAGTGGCCAGTTCGACGCGAAATACCAGAGCAACCACACCGGAACGATCCCGGGGATACCGAGAAGCAGATTCACGCCCACCGCTGTCAGTGACCACGTTCGCATGCGCCCCATTGTTCACGCTCATGCCCGGCGTCACTGGCTGCGGGACAGATTGTTGTAGTTCTCCAGCACGTTGTACAGGCCGATCAGCTCCCGCCCGTACTGCTCCGCGTCCCCGCCGGTGCCGTTGTACCGGGCGAGCAGGGCCTGGGTGTCGGCCTGGCTGGTGGTGAGGCTCGGCCTCGGCTGATTGATCTGGTGCGCGTTGTAGATGGTCAGATAGGCGACCGAGCGGATGTTGTACTCCGATTCCTCGTGGTTCCTTCTCCAGACCCATCCCTTGTCGCTGCCGGCCAGGAGCGGACCGTTGAAGATCCCCTGCTGGACGCAGTAGTTGCGGGCTTCGATGGTCACCCAGGCGAAGATCTGTCCCCAGCCGGTGCTGCTGTCGTCCTTCAGTCCGTTCTTGACGGCGTTGTCGGCGAAATAGTCCAGCGGGTTCCACTTCCGGAGTTCCCAGAGCACCGGAGCCTGGATCAGCGCTTTGCGGAGTCTGAGCTGCCGCGCCAACTCCGTGAACAGCACGTCCATCGACAGGACCTTGTCGAACGCATCGGTGGTGGAGATCCCTTTGTACGTGGCCCAGTCGGAGTCGGTCCAGCCGGAACCGCCGGTCTCCGGGACGCCGATGGACGTCAGATAGGTCTTGACGTCCGTGAGCATCGGCGCGCGGTAGGCGGGTTTGAGACCGACGTCCAGACCGGCGAGGGGCGCCTCCCCGGGGTTGAAGTCGCCCTGCCCGGTGTCGCGGCCCGAGGCGATGTTGTTGTCGATTTCGATGGCCCCGGCGCCCGAGCCGATGGTGATCGTGGCGATCTGGTCGAACGCCCAGTTGGTCGGCAGGGGATAGCCGAGGTTCCCGGAGAACCCGCTCGACATGTCGGACACAAAACTCGCCGCCGCGTACCCGGCGTCCCCGACCCGCTGGCAGACATTGCGCGGTCCGTAGACGCCCACGCCGTAGGCGGAGTTCTCCCCGATCATATGCATGATCGCGCGGAAGTGCGGAAGGATGAAATCGGTGATCTCACCATCCATCGCGTCGTAGTCGACCGCGAAATAGATGATGGTCCCCGGTTTGAAGCCGTGGTACTTGGCCCACTCGATCGCCGCGGACGCGTCCGCGGTGCCCTGGGGGTAACTGAAATAGTCCGCCGAACGGCTCCATGTCTGGTAGATCGGGAAGCAGCGCAGTCCGTTCGCCTTGATCGTGGCGAGTTCGCCGGGCTGGATCATTTTCTCGGGCAGACTCGTGGTGGAGGCGTTGGAGAGATACCGGCCGATGTACAGATAGCCGTTGTCCTTGAGTGTCTGCGCACGGGCGGTTGTGATCTTCGTCACGCCGTCGCATGCCGTGCCTTTGCGGGACTGATCGCCGTAGGAGACCAGTAGCGAAGCCCAGGTCTGGAAGTCGCCGAGTCCGGTGACGGGGAGCTTCGAGAAGGACTGGAACTGCTCCGCCGCGGTCTTCACCCCGGCGGTGAAGTTCCCGAAAGCGACGTTCCGTTTATTGAGGATCATCGCGCCCGTGAACAGCATCGACCAGGTGCCGGTGGAGCCGACGGAGAGCGTGTGGGACCGCAGCCCGTTCTGGGTGCCGGGCCCGAACACGCCGTTCGCGGTGCCATCCGCCATGCCCAGCTCGTACTGGATCGCCAGCAGCAAGGACTTGGCGACATCACGTGAGTGATGACCGTCGGCGGGGATGATGAAGAAGTCCCTGCGGTGGACATAACGGCTGTTCAGCCACTGCTGGACGGAACGGACGGCGTCTGAGCCACTGTTGACGGTGACATAGGCATCCATATTGAACAGGCCCTTGACGACCTTTGGTTCAAGGGAGCTGCCCGGGAACAGGGTGTCGACACCCATGTTCTGCTTGAGTCGGGTGACGGCCGCCTTCACCCGGGAGTTGTAGAGTCCGTCGATCTCGCCGCCGTCGTAACCCTTGCAGTAGAGGGCGGACTGGAGTATGCGGCAGAAGATCGCCGAGGGGACAGTCGTGTCGTCGAGTTTTGGATGTCTCGCCTGAAGCGTCGACAGGGTGGTCGGGCCGAACGAATTCGACAGGGCCGAGATTCCCATCTCGTACTGGAGCGCCCGGGTCAGGGCGTACATTGTGGTCCAGCCGGTTCGGCCGTCCTCCTCCAGCTTGGAAATCCCGAGCGTCGCGCCGTTGCCGTACTGCGTGTTGATGAAACGCTGAGCCCTGCGGACCAGCTCGTCAGCCATTGCGTGACCCTTCGCCGAGAAGTGTGTGACAGCGCCGGAGGCGGCGCGTGTCTCGGGTGGGTGGGTGCGTTCGAATGAGTGCTGTGACAGGGAACATACAGTGGTGAAATAGACGTGAGAAGTGTGAATGCCCGGTGATAACAGGGCCGTTCGCTGTTCGCTGTTCGCCGTTCGCTGTTCGCCGTTGACCGGAACCGGGACCGGGACCGGTGCCTGCCGGAGTCGGGGCGGGGGTCTCCCGTGCCTCCGCGCCGACCCAGGGGAGCGTGGTGCTGGGGGCGGGACCTGAACGGGGGCGGGTGCGCCGAGCCCAGCCCCCGCCGTCCCCCGTTCACGGCGCCGTCGGCCCTCCGCGCACGGGCGTACCCGGATATCCCCGGGACGGTTCACCGCCCGGCCCGTGCCGGGTAGGAAGAAGCCAAGGTGGCGGGCTGCGCGGATGCCGGTGGCCGGTACGCACCGGCGGTCCGGAACAGGCATCGCGTGTCCTGGATGGCCGGGGTCCGACGGGCCTTCGGCGCGCGGGCGTTCCTCGCCCTGGCTCATACCGGGCACGCCTCCCGCCGTACCCAATGTCCGCTTTAGCAAACGGTGGTGACCTGCGGATCCACCCCCAAGGCGGCTCCCCCCACGCACACGGCCCGAGCCGGGCGGACGCTGATCGTCCGGCGCGGGCGGGGCGTGAGTCTCCCTTCGCTTCCCCGGGTCCCCTGCCCCGCGCGGGTGCCCGGCGGAGAACGACGGAAGGACCGGCCGTGGCCGTTCGCCGCACGTTTCCGCTCACCTCGTACCAGCGCGACATCTGGGCCGCCGCGTCCCGGACCCCCGACGACCCGCAGTACAACGTCGTCCTGGACGAGAGGATCGACGGCACCGTCGACACCGGGGCCCTGCGGACGGCACTGGCCCGGGTGCTGCGGCGGCGGGACACGTTCCGGCTGCGGTTCGGGGAGCGGGACGGCGTTCCGTACCAGTGGGTGGCCGAGGAGCCGGAGGCCGTGCCCGTCGAGTGGGTCGACCTGTCCGGCGCGGACGATCCGGCCGGGGCGTGGCGGGCGTGGCGGGAGCGTTCCTTCTGGCAGCCCTTCCGATTACTGGACGGGGGCCCGGCGGTCACCGCCGCCCTGGTGCGGGAGAGCCCGGCCGTGCTGCGGCTCCATGTGAAGGCGCACCACCTGACCGCCGACGGCTGGACGGCCAACGCGCTGAGCCACGAGATGTGGGACGGCTACGCCCGGCTCACCGAGGGGGGCGCCGCGCCCGAGGAGCCCGCGCCCTCCTGCCGGGACCTCGCGGAGCGCGACACCGCCTACCGCGCGTCCCCCCGGTACGAGCGCGACCGCGCCTTCCACCGCGCCGAGTTCGCCGGGGTCGCCCCCGCGCTCTTCCCCCGGGCCGCCGGGGCGACGACCGCCGGGGCCGCCCGCCGCAGTGGGCTGCACACGTTCACCGTCGACGCGTCCGTGGTGCGCGGCGTCCGCGCCCGCGGCAGCTCCCCGTTCGCGTTCCTCACCGCCGCCCTCGCCACCTGTCTCGCCCGGGTGCACCGCAGCGACGAGGTCGTCATCGGCGTCCCGTTCCTCAACCGGCCCTCCGCCGCCGAACGCGGCACCGCCGGGCACTGCGCCAACAGTCTGCCGGTGCGCGTCCCGGTGCCCGCGGACGCCTCGCTGCACACCCTCGCGGCGGGCGTCCGCGACCGCGTCGCCGCGCTCCGCGAACACGAGCGCTTCCCCCTCGGCGACATCCTGCGCGATCTGCCCGCCGACAGCTCGGGCGAACGCCGGCTCTACGACGTGACCCTGTCGTACCTGCGCTTCCCGCGCCCCGGTCCGCTGCCGGACGCCGAACGCGAGAGCCTGATCAGCGCGCCGCTGCACGCGCAGAGCGCCCTCACGGTCGGGATCACCTCCTACGACGACGACTCCGAGCTGCGGATCGACCTCTACTACGCGCCGGACGTCTTCGACGCGGACCTGCCCATCGAGGCCGTCGCGGGCCATCTGGCCACGCTGATCCGGGCGGGCGCCGCGCAACCGGAACGGGCGGCGGTGACGCTGCCGCTGATGAGCGCGGACGAGGAGGCCCGAACGGTCCGCGCGGGGCAGGGCCCGGACGTCCCCTACCGCGACGACACCACCCTGCACGCCCTGATCGAGGAGCAGGCGGCCCGCACCCCCGGCCGCACCGCCGTCACCGCCGCCGACGGCTCCGCGCTCACCTTCGCGGAACTCGACGTCCGCGCCAACCGGATCGCCCACGCCCTGCGCGCCCGCGGCACCGGCCCCGGCGACCGGGTCGCGGTCCTCCTGGAACGGGGGCCGCACACCCTGCCCGCGCTGCTCGGCGTCCTCAAGTCCGGCGCCGCCTACGTCCCCGTCGACCCCGGCCACCCCGCCGACCGGATCGCCTTCCTCCTCGCCGACAGCCGCGCCCGCGCCGTCCTCACCGGCCCCGGCACCGAGGCGCCGCCCGACATCCCGGACGGCGTCCCCGTCCTGCGCGCCGACCTGCTCGCCGCCGACGCCTCCGGGGGCACCGACCGGCCCGTGCCTCCGGCCGCCGGGCCGCGCGACCTCGCGTACGTCATCTACACCTCCGGCTCCACCGGCCGCCCCAAGGGCGCCCTGGTCGAACACCACTCCGTCGTCAACCGGCTCGCCTGGATGCAGCGGCACTGCCCCATCGGTGCCGCCGACACCCTGCTCCAGAAGACACCCGTCTCGTTCGACGTGTCCGTCTGGGAGCTGTTCTGGTGGGGTGTCGAGGGCGCCGGGCTGGCCCTGCTGCCGCCCGGCGGCGAACGCGACCCGCGCACCATCCTGCGGGCCGTCGCCGAACACGGCGTCTCCGTGCTGCACTTCGTCCCGTCCATGCTCGGCCCCTTCCTCGACCTCCTGGAGGAGCGGCCCGAGCTGGGTGCCGAGGCGGCGACCCTGCGGCAGGTCTTCTGTAGCGGCGAGGCGCTGCCCCCGGCGCGCGTCGAGCAGTTCGCCCGCGTCCTCGGCACCCCGGCCGCCCCCGGCGGCACCGCGCCCCGGCTCACCAATCTGTACGGGCCGACGGAGGCCACTGTCGACGTCTCCTACCACGACTGCCCGACCGTCCCCGGGCAGCCGGTCCGCCGCGTCCCCATCGGCCGCCCCGTCGCCAACACCGGCCTGTACGTCCTCGACCCCCACGGCAGACCGCAGCCCACCGGCCTCCCCGGCGAGCTGTGCATCGGCGGTGTGCAGGTGGCGCGCGGCTATCTGGAGCGGCCCGGGCTGACCGCCGA
The nucleotide sequence above comes from Streptomyces clavuligerus. Encoded proteins:
- a CDS encoding DUF397 domain-containing protein codes for the protein MITARDLNGAVWRKSSYSNSESASCVEVADGYPGLTPVRDSKVPHGPALLIGTEAWTTFVHHLST
- a CDS encoding DUF397 domain-containing protein, with translation MRTETDLNGAVWRKSSYSNSESANCVEVADGYPGLTPVRDSKVPHGPALLIGTEAWTTFVHGLST
- a CDS encoding helix-turn-helix domain-containing protein, with translation MENEDNPYTGKTRDFMGEELRRRRKAHGLSQRELGDRMFLSGGYVGQIEVGKRRMTEDIAGRLDVELNTDGFFGRLVNALENSHHEDYFADAAELQTLAKAICEYSCTFIPGLFQTEDYARVVIRSGHPTAPQEKIDEIVKWRLERQQLLKGPERPDTWIILHETALRMVVGGPAVIGAQLRKIAEIIRAHHAVVQVVPFSAGPHGCAGGMLTLMSFVDAPDVAYAESAHSGQLLDNPALVARHRRAYDHARAVALSPKASLELIESVAEEFERCAQKQT
- the hisS gene encoding histidine--tRNA ligase; this translates as MVSQKQFDPASGTRDFLAAEHERRERAFATIREVFGRYGFQPLQTPAFERLEVLTGKYGDEGDKLIFKILRRGEHEATGEADLALRYDLTVPLARTVAAYGNQLPSPYKRYAIAPVWRADRPGKGRFREFVQCDLDIVGSSSPLSDAEVVLALHDALDALGVPGFRFLLNSRRVLFGLLEAYGVPADLGPGALITLDKLDKLAPEQVVAELVTGRGLAEEVAQGLVDDLTAPDAVERIRGELKGSETGQAGLAEIDRLLRLTKDTIPAERIAFTPNLVRGLDYYTGIIFEVSAPGMPGSIASGGRYDNLIATLGGKDAPACGGSLGIERILPLLDHGDADGYAQIDVAVTVMGEELAADTFRLAAEIRRAGVRTGVYLGASGKFRTQMKWANDQGARFCVIYGAAERDAGTVTVRDMESGEQTPFPLDQAATELARRCARPH
- a CDS encoding twin-arginine translocation signal domain-containing protein, producing MQNDMTRRNVVRTAAAAGVLAAAGSLVPGTASAASRAGTRQPRKLPTSANGWTVEKEANRISTVWTRPVAGTGLSVDVRIGDVEAILVHVIRRFHYEIEQLHRGDLVGWQPARGLRGHLPESNLASGTAVRIRPGSRAKGGFFAPQLLVLRDILAECEGVVRWSGDDRNVDESLFSIAAGPDDGRVRVLGDRFRRWGEMPGEGAGSPVDVRAPARLRRAEGLARAQSQS
- a CDS encoding glycoside hydrolase domain-containing protein — encoded protein: MADELVRRAQRFINTQYGNGATLGISKLEEDGRTGWTTMYALTRALQYEMGISALSNSFGPTTLSTLQARHPKLDDTTVPSAIFCRILQSALYCKGYDGGEIDGLYNSRVKAAVTRLKQNMGVDTLFPGSSLEPKVVKGLFNMDAYVTVNSGSDAVRSVQQWLNSRYVHRRDFFIIPADGHHSRDVAKSLLLAIQYELGMADGTANGVFGPGTQNGLRSHTLSVGSTGTWSMLFTGAMILNKRNVAFGNFTAGVKTAAEQFQSFSKLPVTGLGDFQTWASLLVSYGDQSRKGTACDGVTKITTARAQTLKDNGYLYIGRYLSNASTTSLPEKMIQPGELATIKANGLRCFPIYQTWSRSADYFSYPQGTADASAAIEWAKYHGFKPGTIIYFAVDYDAMDGEITDFILPHFRAIMHMIGENSAYGVGVYGPRNVCQRVGDAGYAAASFVSDMSSGFSGNLGYPLPTNWAFDQIATITIGSGAGAIEIDNNIASGRDTGQGDFNPGEAPLAGLDVGLKPAYRAPMLTDVKTYLTSIGVPETGGSGWTDSDWATYKGISTTDAFDKVLSMDVLFTELARQLRLRKALIQAPVLWELRKWNPLDYFADNAVKNGLKDDSSTGWGQIFAWVTIEARNYCVQQGIFNGPLLAGSDKGWVWRRNHEESEYNIRSVAYLTIYNAHQINQPRPSLTTSQADTQALLARYNGTGGDAEQYGRELIGLYNVLENYNNLSRSQ